The genomic region CAGATAATAGCGCAGCTCGGTCGCAATCGGCATCAGCCAATCCAGAACCGGATTGGCGGCGCCGGCGTTGAGCTTCAGGAATAGCCAGGTGTCAATGTCGGTGAGGGTGTGGATCATGGTGTGACCGGATGCGCGATGTGGCCCTGACGTTCGTCAGGGGTGACGTTCAAGTACACCCTGACCAAGGTCAGGGCCACAAGAATCTGGCGAATCATTTCACCTCAGAGAATTTCCCGTTCGCCCAAGCTCAACTCGACGCCGCTCGGTGCCAGTTCGGCCAAGCGTTGGCAGAGGGTCGTGACTTTCGACAACGGCACCTTTGCGGTCCCGTGTGCACGGGAATCATACGCGCCGGGGACCAGATGCACACCGAATTGTCCCAATGTGTGGAAGACAACCCCTGTGCGGTCAAAGTCGAAGTCGATCGTCACATTCTGCACGACCGTGCGCGTGGTGATCGTGGCCGCATCGATGGCGCCACGGGCGGCGGCGGCATAGGCGCGCACCAATCCCCCGGTGCCGAGTTTCGTCCCGCCGAAATAGCGGGTCACCACACAGACGACATTCTCCAATTCCGCCCGGCGGAGTTCATCGGCAATCGGTCTCCCGGCTGTCCCCGATGGCTCTCCGGCATCGGATGAGCGTTCGATCAACGGCTCCGGTCGACCCAACCGGTAGGCCCAGCAGTGATGAGTGGCATCGGGGTAACGACGCTGCCGCAGCGTCAGGATGGAATCGGCATCGGCGGTTGTCGCCACCGGCGCCAGATGGGCGATGAACTTCGATCCTTGCACCAGGAGAGAGGCGTCGGCTGCTGCGTCCACCGTCCGAAGGGCATCGCTGTCAACCGTGCCAGGGCGCGACATGCCGCATGATAGCGAATGGACACGCCGCCGTCATCTGGCCGTTGATCTCTGCAGGAGGTATCGGGTGATTTCAGTATGTCTGGGACGATGTCCCCGGCGGCCGTCGCACCTGCATGAGCATCCAGGCGAGGACGAGCAATCCGACCACGAGGGCTAATGCGAACATCACGAATGGTCCCCATTGCATGCGCACCGGCTCGACTGATGCACCGGAGTTGGCCGACAGCGTGTGCAGGCGCCAGCTTTCGCGCTGCAGCACCAGACCGAGCGCACCGGCCAGCGCGGCGACCAGAGACGTCCAGCGGACCCATGGGATGAATCTCGCGGTGACCGACTGCCGTGCCCACAACAGCGCAAAGCCGATGATCGACAGCAGGCCGGACGTGAGAAGTAGTCGTTTGCCGTTTTGGCCCCAACCGTCGGATGTGAAATCGGAGACCAGCGCCCAGATCAACACGAACGCAGCTCCCGCCAGGGAGGCCCACTTCGCGCCCGATGGGGTTGCGCCGTCGCGTCGCCACAGGCGGCCGAACCATGTCGCCCACGCGGCAGATGCGATGAACGCGACGCCGCCATATCCCGATAGTCGTCGCGCCGCCAGCGCGTGGGAGATGCGATCGGCCCAGGGACGGGCGGTCAATGATTGCAGATGGTTCCAGGAATAGGTGAAGCCGATGGCGAACACCATCAGCATGGCCAGGATGAGGTATCCCTTCCCGGAGGCCGAGGGTCCACCGGCCTTGTCCCAGCGGAAGCGCGACAGATAGAGGGCATAGAAACCGATCAGGAGGTAGGCGATGATGGCCAGCCAGGGGAAACCGATCTTGATCGACGACGAGTAGAAGGATTTCCCGTACAACACTTGCACAAACAAGAGCGGTGCGACTCCTGCCGTGATCGTCATCGAGAAACCGAGCACGCCGGCGCGGTGCAGACGCTCGGGATCATACGACGGCCGTCGCCCCCACTCGGCACCCGCCTTTGCCCACAGCGCCGCCACCAGGAGTCCGAGGAATCCGATGTGCAGAACAAACGTCAGCCCGAACAGGAACTGCAGAAGTTCGACCGGCGCCGGCAGCGCCATCGGATCAGGAGGAGTCATTGCCCCGCCTCCCTCTGACTCACCGTCGCCGACCACTGCGCCGACCGCAGCGTCGACAAATAGGCGACCAGATCCTCCAGATCGGCGTCAGTTCCGGCGAAAGGCGGCATGAAGCCGCGCAGCCGCTGCAATTGGCGCGTGTTGTCGCGGATCATCTCCGGCGTCCACGACTCGACCAGCGGACGAATCGCATTGTACCCGTCGATCGTGTGGCAACGCCCACACTGGCCGCGGAAGATCAGACGCCCGCGCTCCACCGGGGACAGACGGTCGGGATTGATCCCCTGCGCGATCACCGGCTGCGTGGCAAAGAAGCCGGATTGGTTGATGGTCTGCATCTGCGCCTGGGTCAGGCCGTTGGCGTACATGTAGCCGTACACGACATACGGTTTGCGCATTCCCTCGCGCATGTACTCCATCGCCCCGGTCGCAATCAGGGCAATCGCGGTGAGGAGAAGCGCTGTTTCCAGATGCACCGAGCGGCGGTTCTTGAGCAGGCCCCAGTACGCGTATAGACCGATCAGGGTCGAAGCCACCAAGCCGAACATGAAGAACATCGTCATCGCCACCGCCCCGCCCAAGACCAGACGAGTCGCCGGAGCGGGAGAAACGGCGAAGAACCAGATCGAGACGGGCAGCATCAGCGCCAGCGGCACGAGGAAGATCGAGCCCTCGTTGATGACATGACGCCGCTTTTCGACCTCGTCGCCCGGCTTGATGTTGGCCACGACGGCGATGAACAGCCCGGCCAGCGCCAAAGACGAGATCGTGCGGAGAACCAGCGACGGCCAGACTCCCGGATTGAGCCAGCCATCCCAGAATGAACGGGTTGTCAGCCAATCGCCCGGCGTCAGCATGAAGGCCAGGATCCCATTGATGATAAGCAGCGAGCCCCAGGCGGCGATCCCATAAATGACCCCGATCCTCACGTGTGTCTTCGGGTCCATCCGATCCCAGTAGAAGTAGTAGATGTAACCCGAGAGAATCTCCACGATAAAGAAGACCCACTCGGTCGCCCAACCCCAGACGAATTGACGCAAGAGCAAAGCGATCGTCTCGGGTGAGATCAGCCCGACGACGAACCAGATCCCGACACCGGTGATCGCCCCGGCGACAAACGAAAAGAGGATCAAAAAGCGGGCATACCGACGCAGGAAGTCCAACAGGATGGTGTCGTTGCGGCGGAGCGCCCGTGCCTCCAGCCACGGGGTCGCAATGCCGAAGCCGACGGCGAACTGGGCAATGACGACATGGATGATCGCCACGACCGCGATCAACGTCGACGGTCCGAAGGGTCCCAAGTCGAAGATGGGATAGTCCATATGCCCCGGCCAGAATCCCGCGGTCACAGCCCCATGGCGGACCGGCCGCAGGACCATGGGTGCACAAAAGCACAAGAAGCCGCAAGGGGAAAATCGCCGGGAGGGACGGTATGAAGGAAAATCACGCCGGAGGAGTTGACACGGGACGAGGGAAGGCGGATATTTCGTCATGTGGTGGAATGTAGGAATAGTCCATGCGTAATCTTGCCGCCATCGCCCGGGCGCTGGCCGATGAGACCCGGATTCGCGCCTTGCTGGCGTTGCAGGGTCGCGAGTTGTGCCTCTGTCAATTGATCGAACTGCTGGGGCTGGCCACATCGACGGTGTCCAAGCACATGGCGGTG from Candidatus Zixiibacteriota bacterium harbors:
- a CDS encoding YigZ family protein, coding for MSRPGTVDSDALRTVDAAADASLLVQGSKFIAHLAPVATTADADSILTLRQRRYPDATHHCWAYRLGRPEPLIERSSDAGEPSGTAGRPIADELRRAELENVVCVVTRYFGGTKLGTGGLVRAYAAAARGAIDAATITTRTVVQNVTIDFDFDRTGVVFHTLGQFGVHLVPGAYDSRAHGTAKVPLSKVTTLCQRLAELAPSGVELSLGEREIL
- a CDS encoding cytochrome ubiquinol oxidase subunit I; this translates as MVLRPVRHGAVTAGFWPGHMDYPIFDLGPFGPSTLIAVVAIIHVVIAQFAVGFGIATPWLEARALRRNDTILLDFLRRYARFLILFSFVAGAITGVGIWFVVGLISPETIALLLRQFVWGWATEWVFFIVEILSGYIYYFYWDRMDPKTHVRIGVIYGIAAWGSLLIINGILAFMLTPGDWLTTRSFWDGWLNPGVWPSLVLRTISSLALAGLFIAVVANIKPGDEVEKRRHVINEGSIFLVPLALMLPVSIWFFAVSPAPATRLVLGGAVAMTMFFMFGLVASTLIGLYAYWGLLKNRRSVHLETALLLTAIALIATGAMEYMREGMRKPYVVYGYMYANGLTQAQMQTINQSGFFATQPVIAQGINPDRLSPVERGRLIFRGQCGRCHTIDGYNAIRPLVESWTPEMIRDNTRQLQRLRGFMPPFAGTDADLEDLVAYLSTLRSAQWSATVSQREAGQ